The Aneurinibacillus sp. REN35 genomic interval CGCATCCACAAGCATCCCACCCACTACATTGGTTGCCATGGAACCGAGACCAAGCCCCATCGATGTATAGATGGAAAGCGCCGTCACCCGGAGCGTCTTAGGGGTATTGGCTCTCACGAACTGGGCTGCAGATGCCAAATATAAACCAACTGAAAAACCCTGCACAAAGAAAAGAATCAGCACAGCGCTCGGAGACGGACTCATCCCATACCATAGCCAGCGCACAGCCGATACCAGACCCGCGACAAGAATCGTCTTCTCTAGACCTAAACGCCGGATGAAAAAGCCCGACCATTTCATAAAAGGTGCTTCGCTTCCTGCAAACAAAAGGAATGCCAAGCCAATGCCTGCAATCTGTCCCCCCATCTCTTCATACAACAGACCAAAGAAAACATTATTGCCGTTAATCGGCCCAAAGATCAGAAACGCGCTTGCAAGAAAGAGCATATACCGTGGAAGGCGAATCAACTCGCGTAGACCTTTGAATACATTGACCGCAGCCACTGAACGTTCTGCCTGCACACCCTGCAAAAACACAAAAGCGCTTATCTGCGCAAAAGCATACACATAAAAAATTGCGCCAAGCCAAAAAGCATCAGCCAATAGGCTAGATACTAGTGTGGCAATGGCAAAACCGATTGCCCCCCATTGACGAATGCTTCCGAACTCCACACCTGTACGCGACGCATACTGCAGGGCCAGTCCATCTGAGATAGGTACGGCCCCGCTTTGAAAAAAATGCAGCACACCGTATAACAGTGCAAATGCAATAAAACTCTTCCCTCCCGCCAGCAGCAGAAGCGATGCACCCACAGCCCCCAACAGGACGCCGCCTAACACTTGTCGCGATACTTGAAATCGATCACACAGCATCCCCCAGAACGGCTGCGCAAAAATCGCTACAATCGGCCCAACCGACACAATCAAGCCAATCTCGGTACCACTCATCCCAATGCTTTTCAAATAATGAGAGAGCAGCGGATATAGAGCACCCAGTGCAAAGTAAATAAATAGAAAAAGGCCGCTAATGCTTACGGACTCGCGCTTCCAAATTGGTGTAGCCATTGCCTTTCCCCTTTCAAAAAACAGAGGGCAAACCCATATAGGTTTGC includes:
- a CDS encoding MFS transporter, yielding MATPIWKRESVSISGLFLFIYFALGALYPLLSHYLKSIGMSGTEIGLIVSVGPIVAIFAQPFWGMLCDRFQVSRQVLGGVLLGAVGASLLLLAGGKSFIAFALLYGVLHFFQSGAVPISDGLALQYASRTGVEFGSIRQWGAIGFAIATLVSSLLADAFWLGAIFYVYAFAQISAFVFLQGVQAERSVAAVNVFKGLRELIRLPRYMLFLASAFLIFGPINGNNVFFGLLYEEMGGQIAGIGLAFLLFAGSEAPFMKWSGFFIRRLGLEKTILVAGLVSAVRWLWYGMSPSPSAVLILFFVQGFSVGLYLASAAQFVRANTPKTLRVTALSIYTSMGLGLGSMATNVVGGMLVDAYGILTTYTFFGVLTLLGLVPLMLVIWVIKQKQSVLQ